In one Pseudomonas sp. R84 genomic region, the following are encoded:
- a CDS encoding DUF1631 domain-containing protein, whose translation MHNDGKVVPLHKGTADQANHSPLARLPVILLQVRDKAAQQLRHGLQELFDNADDTLFEMADRARNDVEQNIFFEAMRDLRLKRKNIERGFLEQFFEAFVGLTQYDPTHNTLPHALIYDELAPRSDDMERSVAVETMVGRVLKRDGFALDQLTARLNALLGNTLDDQHNPLGPALLCEFFLQAGRNLGVEIKVKLILLKLFERYVLADTEQLYAEANQLLLATGVLPELKAAPARRAIDRAIASVSNDESDDTPPVDEGVQEVFAALQQLLAHVRGSVAPTLEPSVAAQPISTRDLLRLLSHLQQYVPALAAQDDFDLRNQLEQLLTRVSVRSGKSRIVGDADEDVINLIAMVFDCILEDRNVPDSLKALIARLQIPMLKVAVLDKSFFSRSTHPARRLLNEIAEAAMGWGDCDSDARDSLYLRIEQVVQRLLTDFVDDPAIFSELLADFLAFTSDERRRSELLEQRLRDAEEGRAKTELARRRVERALNQALLGKTLPPSVVTFVQDAWSKVLLLTCLKHGDQSAEWQADVQTMEQLIWSVQRHEDTESSLRLLALVPGLLKSLRDGLSSSAFDPFATSEFFSELEALHVRVLERSVESDQATPMIEVSQQIVLHTADESAMAMTSVRLPHDAAGLRQVEQLRLGSWVAFREDDENSLRCKLAAIIEATGKYVFVDRTGMKVLERSRIALAVEFQRGTVRALDDTLLFDRALESVLGNLRRLNRGK comes from the coding sequence ATGCACAACGACGGGAAAGTGGTGCCTTTGCACAAAGGCACTGCCGATCAGGCGAATCATTCGCCGCTCGCCCGCCTGCCTGTGATTCTGCTTCAGGTTCGCGACAAGGCTGCCCAGCAACTGCGCCACGGTTTGCAGGAGCTGTTCGATAACGCCGATGACACGCTGTTCGAAATGGCCGACCGGGCGCGCAACGACGTCGAACAGAACATCTTTTTCGAAGCCATGCGCGACCTGCGCCTCAAGCGCAAAAACATCGAGCGTGGTTTTCTTGAGCAATTCTTTGAAGCTTTCGTTGGCCTGACGCAATACGACCCCACGCACAACACGCTGCCCCATGCCCTGATATATGACGAGTTGGCGCCGCGCAGCGACGACATGGAACGCAGCGTGGCGGTCGAGACCATGGTCGGTCGCGTACTCAAGCGTGACGGCTTCGCCCTCGATCAACTGACCGCGCGGCTTAACGCGCTACTCGGCAACACCCTCGACGATCAACACAACCCGCTCGGCCCGGCGCTGCTCTGCGAGTTTTTCCTCCAGGCCGGGCGTAACCTGGGTGTGGAAATCAAGGTCAAGCTGATCCTGCTCAAACTCTTCGAGCGTTATGTCTTGGCCGATACCGAACAGCTCTACGCCGAAGCCAATCAATTGCTGCTTGCCACCGGTGTGTTGCCCGAGTTGAAGGCCGCCCCGGCACGGCGCGCCATTGATCGTGCGATCGCCAGTGTGAGCAACGATGAAAGCGACGACACGCCGCCCGTCGATGAAGGCGTGCAGGAGGTCTTCGCCGCGCTGCAGCAATTGCTCGCGCATGTGCGTGGCAGTGTTGCCCCGACGCTGGAACCCAGCGTTGCGGCGCAACCGATTTCCACCCGCGACCTGCTCCGTCTGCTCTCGCACTTGCAACAGTACGTGCCGGCGCTGGCGGCACAGGATGACTTCGATCTGCGCAATCAGCTCGAACAACTGCTGACTCGCGTCAGCGTCAGAAGTGGAAAATCGCGGATCGTCGGCGATGCGGACGAAGACGTGATCAACCTGATCGCCATGGTCTTCGACTGCATTCTTGAAGACCGCAATGTGCCGGATTCGCTCAAGGCTCTGATCGCGCGGTTGCAGATCCCGATGCTCAAGGTCGCGGTGCTCGACAAGAGTTTCTTCAGTCGCAGCACCCATCCGGCGCGGCGCCTGCTCAACGAAATCGCCGAGGCGGCGATGGGTTGGGGCGACTGCGACAGTGACGCGCGCGACAGCTTGTACCTGCGTATCGAACAAGTGGTGCAGCGCCTGCTGACTGACTTTGTTGATGACCCGGCGATTTTCTCTGAGTTGCTCGCCGATTTCCTTGCGTTCACCAGCGATGAGCGCCGCCGCAGTGAGCTACTTGAACAGCGTCTGCGTGACGCCGAAGAAGGGCGGGCAAAAACCGAACTGGCCCGGCGCCGGGTCGAGCGGGCGCTGAATCAAGCGCTGCTGGGTAAGACGCTGCCGCCGTCCGTGGTCACGTTCGTCCAGGACGCCTGGAGCAAAGTATTGCTGCTGACCTGCCTCAAGCATGGCGATCAGTCAGCCGAATGGCAGGCCGATGTGCAAACCATGGAGCAATTGATCTGGAGTGTGCAGCGTCATGAAGACACCGAATCCAGCCTGCGCTTGCTGGCACTGGTGCCGGGGTTGCTCAAATCGCTGCGTGATGGCCTGAGCAGTTCAGCGTTCGATCCGTTCGCCACCAGCGAGTTTTTCAGTGAGCTGGAAGCCCTGCATGTACGTGTGCTGGAGCGTTCCGTCGAATCGGATCAGGCCACCCCCATGATCGAAGTGTCGCAACAGATCGTGCTGCACACCGCCGATGAAAGCGCAATGGCGATGACATCGGTACGCTTGCCCCACGACGCCGCCGGTCTGCGTCAGGTCGAGCAACTGCGCCTGGGCAGTTGGGTCGCTTTTCGTGAGGACGATGAAAACAGCCTGCGCTGCAAGCTCGCAGCCATCATCGAAGCCACCGGCAAGTATGTATTTGTCGATCGAACCGGGATGAAGGTGCTGGAGCGCAGCCGCATCGCGCTGGCCGTGGAATTCCAGCGTGGCACGGTGCGTGCGCTGGACGATACCTTGCTGTTCGACCGCGCACTCGAATCGGTGCTGGGCAATCTGCGGCGACTCAATCGCGGCAAGTGA
- the ampD gene encoding 1,6-anhydro-N-acetylmuramyl-L-alanine amidase AmpD — protein sequence MQLDPASGWCHGVQVCPSPNFNERPAGEISLLVIHNISLPPAQFATGKVQEFFQNRLDVTEHPYFAGIADLRVSAHFLIERDGKVTQFVSCLERAWHAGVSMFEGRETCNDFSVGIELEGTDDLPFTDAQYQALTALTRQLQTAFPAITGARICGHSDIAPGRKTDPGPAFDWARYRAALAQGEGQ from the coding sequence ATGCAGTTGGATCCCGCTAGCGGGTGGTGTCACGGGGTGCAGGTTTGCCCATCGCCCAACTTCAATGAACGCCCTGCGGGCGAAATTTCCCTGTTGGTCATCCACAACATCAGCCTGCCGCCAGCGCAGTTCGCCACGGGCAAGGTGCAGGAGTTTTTCCAGAATCGTCTGGATGTCACCGAACATCCCTACTTTGCAGGTATCGCCGACCTACGCGTCTCGGCGCATTTTCTGATCGAACGTGACGGCAAGGTCACCCAGTTTGTCTCCTGTCTTGAGCGGGCGTGGCATGCGGGTGTATCGATGTTCGAAGGGCGCGAAACCTGTAATGATTTTTCCGTGGGCATCGAGCTCGAAGGCACCGATGATCTACCGTTCACCGACGCGCAGTATCAGGCGTTGACGGCGTTGACCCGCCAGTTGCAGACAGCATTTCCGGCCATCACCGGCGCCCGCATTTGTGGGCACAGCGACATAGCACCCGGGCGTAAGACCGATCCTGGCCCGGCATTCGACTGGGCGCGTTACCGCGCAGCCCTGGCACAAGGGGAAGGACAATGA
- the ampE gene encoding regulatory signaling modulator protein AmpE, protein MSFLVLLLALWIEKFSALRHRVQRDGGWIRELNKLESSERLAKQPWLVLSILVLFPVALLALLLVVLEPVAYGLLALPVHLLVVIYSLGRGDLLGGLGPFRDAWRREDLQAAAHVAKRDLNICADSGEQLLERVQAHLLWQAYQSFFAVIFWYFVLGPVAALAYRLLALAQEHGQNPALVERAAQLRHAFDWLPVRLLAASLALVGNFVAVSRVMLHELLNWNISAAQLINRVGLAAGEIPPPVVGPEGINTLDCLWELLLRAAVLWYAGFALWTVLIH, encoded by the coding sequence ATGAGTTTTCTGGTGTTACTGCTGGCGCTGTGGATCGAGAAGTTTTCGGCCCTGCGTCATCGGGTTCAACGCGATGGCGGATGGATCCGCGAACTGAACAAACTCGAAAGCAGCGAGCGGCTGGCCAAACAGCCTTGGCTGGTGCTGAGCATTCTGGTGCTGTTTCCGGTGGCCTTGCTGGCGCTGTTGCTGGTGGTGCTGGAGCCGGTGGCTTACGGCTTGCTGGCGTTGCCGGTGCATTTACTGGTGGTGATTTACAGCCTGGGGCGCGGCGACTTGCTCGGCGGCCTCGGGCCGTTCCGTGATGCCTGGCGCCGTGAGGATTTGCAAGCCGCAGCGCACGTGGCCAAGCGCGATCTGAACATCTGCGCCGACAGCGGCGAGCAGTTGCTCGAACGTGTGCAGGCGCATCTGCTGTGGCAGGCCTACCAGAGCTTTTTTGCGGTGATCTTCTGGTATTTCGTGCTCGGCCCGGTAGCGGCATTGGCGTATCGCCTGTTGGCGCTGGCGCAGGAGCACGGTCAGAACCCGGCGCTGGTCGAGCGCGCCGCGCAACTGCGGCATGCATTTGACTGGCTGCCGGTACGCTTGCTGGCTGCGAGCCTGGCACTGGTCGGCAACTTTGTTGCGGTCAGCCGGGTGATGCTGCATGAACTGCTCAACTGGAACATCAGCGCGGCGCAACTGATCAATCGGGTCGGTTTGGCGGCGGGCGAGATTCCACCTCCGGTGGTCGGGCCGGAAGGCATCAACACCCTCGATTGCCTGTGGGAACTGCTGCTGCGCGCGGCAGTGCTGTGGTATGCCGGGTTTGCTTTGTGGACAGTTCTGATCCACTGA
- the cra gene encoding catabolite repressor/activator: MKLSDIARLAGVSVTTASYVINGKAEQQRISTATVERVRAVVDLHGFTPNPQAAGLRSRHTRTLGFILPDLENPSYARIAKLLEQGARARGYQLLIASSDDAPDSERQLLQLFKARRCDALIVASCLPAGDDSYRQLQAKGLPIIAIDRVMEPEHFCSVISDDREASLHLTQSLLDPQPKQIVLLGARPELSISQERAAGFKQALVDFKGEVLVEHAESFSRECGKQLMEELLQRLGHLPDALVTTSYVLLQGVFDALHDFPLKSRPLRLGTFGDTQLLDFLPLPVNAMAQQHQLIADKALELALAAVEQSEYKPGVQAIARTFKQRIHQD; the protein is encoded by the coding sequence TTGAAACTCAGTGATATCGCGCGGTTGGCCGGAGTGTCCGTGACCACCGCCAGCTACGTCATCAACGGCAAGGCCGAACAGCAACGCATCAGCACCGCCACCGTCGAGCGGGTGCGGGCGGTGGTCGATCTGCACGGCTTCACGCCAAACCCTCAAGCGGCCGGGCTGCGCAGTCGGCACACGCGCACGCTGGGCTTTATTCTGCCGGATCTGGAAAACCCCAGTTACGCGCGGATCGCCAAGCTGCTCGAGCAAGGTGCGCGGGCGCGCGGCTATCAATTGCTGATCGCCAGCTCCGACGATGCGCCAGACAGCGAGCGGCAGTTGCTGCAACTATTCAAGGCGCGCCGCTGCGATGCGCTGATCGTCGCCAGTTGCCTGCCGGCCGGTGATGACAGTTACCGACAGCTACAGGCCAAAGGGCTGCCGATCATCGCCATCGACCGGGTCATGGAACCGGAGCATTTCTGTTCGGTGATCAGTGACGACCGCGAGGCCAGCCTGCACCTGACCCAGAGCCTGCTCGATCCGCAGCCGAAGCAGATCGTTCTGCTCGGTGCGCGCCCGGAACTGAGCATCAGCCAGGAACGTGCCGCCGGTTTCAAGCAAGCCTTGGTCGACTTCAAAGGTGAAGTGCTGGTCGAGCACGCTGAATCTTTCAGCCGTGAGTGCGGCAAGCAATTGATGGAAGAACTCCTGCAACGTCTGGGGCATTTGCCCGACGCGTTGGTGACGACTTCGTACGTACTGCTGCAAGGCGTGTTCGACGCGCTGCATGACTTCCCGCTGAAATCGCGACCGCTGCGCCTCGGCACCTTCGGCGATACGCAATTGCTGGATTTCCTGCCGCTGCCGGTCAACGCCATGGCCCAGCAACACCAGTTGATCGCCGACAAGGCGCTGGAACTGGCGCTGGCGGCGGTCGAGCAGTCGGAGTACAAGCCCGGCGTACAGGCCATCGCGCGGACCTTCAAGCAGCGTATTCACCAGGACTGA
- a CDS encoding TatD family hydrolase encodes MELIDSHTHLDFPDFDADRPALLAESRALGVRRMVVLGVYEGNWQRVWDLVQSDADLYAAFGLHPVYLDQHRPEDLLALGDWLTRLRGHRQLCAVGEIGLDYFVENLDRERQQALFEAQLQLAADFHLPALIHVRRSHAAVIATLKRFKLKRAGIIHAFAGSREEAREYIKLGFKLGLGGAPTWPQALRMHRVIAELPLESIVLETDSPDMAPAMFPGQRNSPAHLPAICEALAELMNISPQQLASASTANSCEVFGW; translated from the coding sequence GTGGAGCTGATCGACAGCCACACCCACCTCGACTTCCCCGACTTCGATGCCGATCGCCCGGCGTTGCTCGCCGAAAGCCGCGCCCTCGGGGTGCGGCGGATGGTGGTATTGGGGGTTTATGAGGGTAACTGGCAACGGGTGTGGGATCTGGTGCAGAGCGATGCGGATTTGTATGCGGCATTCGGTCTGCATCCGGTGTATCTCGATCAGCATCGTCCTGAGGATTTGTTGGCTCTGGGTGATTGGCTGACGCGGCTGCGTGGTCATCGGCAGTTGTGTGCGGTGGGCGAAATCGGTCTGGATTACTTCGTCGAAAACCTCGACCGCGAGCGGCAACAGGCGCTGTTCGAGGCGCAGCTGCAATTGGCCGCTGACTTTCATTTGCCAGCGCTGATCCATGTACGCCGCAGCCATGCGGCGGTTATTGCGACGCTCAAACGCTTCAAGCTCAAACGCGCAGGGATCATCCACGCCTTTGCCGGTAGCCGTGAAGAAGCGCGGGAATACATCAAACTGGGTTTCAAACTGGGCCTCGGCGGCGCACCGACCTGGCCGCAGGCGTTGCGCATGCATCGAGTGATTGCGGAACTGCCGCTGGAGTCGATCGTGCTGGAAACCGATTCGCCGGACATGGCGCCTGCGATGTTTCCCGGTCAGCGCAATAGCCCGGCGCACTTGCCGGCGATTTGTGAGGCGTTGGCGGAGTTGATGAATATATCCCCGCAACAACTCGCCAGCGCCAGCACCGCCAACAGCTGCGAAGTGTTCGGCTGGTAA
- a CDS encoding methyl-accepting chemotaxis protein codes for MKSLLYPAVSLMNRLSFGMKFSLISVLFLVPMLVTNFYLVRDSYREFQGTRVELQSLDLLGSSLALRRDLETLNNLVQINVTLGQSGKAGNVEAQITTLEQAVLARLQGLTAMTDDPEQIQVFDGKRDEMIAEFKAQQVENSLQSKSALIGKLLASAQIFSQIITSQAGLSRDNQSDIRQLSELVTLITPSVTQTLGEGRAMGSYSLGQGFLNSSSSTRFDELLVQIEKLQAEYGLKLQDALGSSKAAGDNLSAAADSSKASLKQASELFEEQVVMADTLDAPWQAFYDQVTGLIGKTYELNEATLKFLDTQLQQRLAQNRTHMVLQAVALSVVFVLIFYLYGGFYASTRTTLKRLGAMMDKVAAGDMTVNFKASSRDELGELGEVFNGTVRKIHDLIERVGQTVAEVERQAGQVENVSAQSNQAVAGQRTQIEQVATAMNQMSATSLEVARSAAAAVSSAQSVNDETISGRGLVESQQGSIAALASEIDQSVRVINQLASDSQSISRVLEVIKSIAEQTNLLALNAAIEAARAGEQGRGFAVVADEVRTLAKRTQQSTEEIEQMIAKLHGGVGAAVKAMGVSHQMANGTVGQSEKVQQALENILGAVGMIVDQNQQIAAAVEQQTAVAHDIDQNIVEINRAGERTAQGAHQTEDASRALSAQVVELKQLISAFRV; via the coding sequence GTGAAGAGCTTGCTCTATCCCGCTGTCTCGCTGATGAACCGTCTGAGCTTCGGCATGAAGTTCAGCCTGATCAGCGTGCTGTTCCTGGTGCCGATGCTGGTGACCAATTTCTATCTGGTGCGCGATTCCTATCGCGAATTCCAGGGCACCCGCGTCGAGCTGCAAAGCCTTGATCTGCTGGGCAGCAGCCTGGCTCTGCGCCGGGATCTGGAAACCCTCAACAATCTGGTGCAGATCAACGTCACCCTCGGCCAGTCCGGCAAGGCCGGGAATGTCGAGGCGCAGATCACCACGCTCGAACAAGCGGTTCTGGCACGCCTGCAAGGGCTGACGGCGATGACCGACGATCCCGAGCAGATCCAGGTATTCGACGGCAAACGCGATGAAATGATCGCCGAGTTCAAGGCCCAGCAAGTGGAGAACTCGCTGCAGAGCAAAAGCGCGTTAATCGGCAAACTACTGGCCAGTGCGCAGATTTTCAGCCAGATCATCACCAGTCAGGCCGGGCTGAGCCGAGATAACCAGAGCGATATCCGTCAGCTCAGCGAACTGGTCACCCTGATCACGCCGAGCGTCACGCAAACTCTCGGCGAAGGCCGGGCCATGGGTTCGTATTCATTGGGTCAGGGTTTTCTCAACAGTTCATCGAGTACGCGTTTTGATGAGTTGCTGGTGCAGATCGAAAAACTCCAGGCCGAGTATGGTCTGAAATTGCAGGACGCCCTCGGCTCCAGCAAAGCCGCGGGGGACAACCTCAGCGCGGCGGCCGACAGCAGCAAGGCTTCGCTGAAACAGGCCAGCGAACTGTTCGAAGAGCAGGTGGTGATGGCCGACACCCTCGATGCGCCGTGGCAGGCTTTTTACGATCAGGTCACTGGGCTGATCGGCAAGACCTATGAGCTCAACGAAGCCACGCTGAAATTCCTCGACACTCAATTGCAGCAGCGTCTGGCGCAGAACCGCACACACATGGTCCTGCAGGCGGTGGCGCTGTCGGTGGTGTTCGTGCTGATTTTCTATCTCTACGGTGGTTTCTACGCCTCGACCCGCACCACGCTGAAACGCCTTGGAGCAATGATGGACAAGGTCGCGGCGGGGGACATGACGGTCAACTTCAAGGCCAGCAGTCGCGATGAGTTAGGTGAGTTGGGCGAGGTGTTCAACGGCACGGTGAGGAAGATTCACGACTTGATCGAGCGGGTGGGCCAGACCGTCGCCGAGGTCGAGCGTCAGGCCGGGCAGGTTGAAAACGTCTCAGCGCAGAGCAATCAGGCGGTCGCCGGGCAACGTACGCAGATCGAGCAAGTGGCAACGGCGATGAACCAGATGTCGGCGACCTCACTGGAGGTGGCGCGCAGTGCCGCCGCGGCAGTGAGCAGTGCCCAAAGCGTCAATGACGAGACCATCAGTGGTCGTGGCCTGGTCGAGTCGCAGCAGGGCAGCATTGCCGCGCTGGCCAGCGAGATTGACCAGTCAGTGCGGGTGATCAACCAGTTGGCCAGCGACAGCCAGTCGATCAGCCGCGTGCTGGAAGTGATCAAGAGCATCGCCGAACAGACCAACTTGCTGGCGCTCAACGCCGCGATCGAAGCGGCACGTGCCGGCGAGCAGGGACGTGGTTTTGCCGTGGTGGCGGACGAAGTGCGCACGCTGGCCAAACGCACTCAGCAATCAACTGAAGAGATCGAACAGATGATCGCCAAGTTGCATGGCGGCGTCGGGGCGGCGGTAAAGGCCATGGGCGTCAGCCATCAGATGGCCAACGGCACGGTCGGGCAGTCGGAGAAAGTCCAGCAGGCGCTGGAAAACATCCTTGGTGCGGTCGGCATGATCGTCGATCAGAACCAGCAGATTGCCGCTGCCGTTGAGCAGCAAACGGCGGTGGCCCACGATATCGACCAGAACATCGTCGAGATCAACCGCGCCGGCGAGCGCACAGCGCAAGGTGCGCACCAGACCGAAGATGCCAGCCGCGCGTTGTCTGCCCAAGTTGTTGAGCTTAAACAACTGATCAGCGCCTTCCGCGTCTGA
- the ptsP gene encoding phosphoenolpyruvate--protein phosphotransferase, with the protein MLELTIEQISMGQSAVDKPAALQLLANHLVADGLVADGYLAGLQAREAQGSTFLGQGIAIPHGTPETRDQVFATGVRLMQFPEGVDWGDGQTVYLAIGIAAKSDEHLRLLQLLTRALGETDLGQALRRASSPEALLKLLQGAPQELALDAQMIGLGVSADDFEELVWRGARLLRQADCVSNGFSAVLQQVEALPLGDGLWWLHSEQTVKRPGLAFVTPDKPMRYLGQPLSGLFCLASLGEAHQALLERLCALLIEGRGHELGRATSSRKVLEVLGGELPADWPSARIALANAHGLHARPAKILAQLAKSFDGEIRVRIVDGQDSAVSVKSLSKLLSLGARRGQVLELIAEPTIAADALPALLAAIEEGLGEEVEPLPAVSQQREVIADIAEVLIAPASGAQLQAIPAAPGIAIGPAHIQVQQTIDYPLRGESAAVERERLKQALSDVRSDIQGLIERSKAKAIREIFITHQEMLDDPELTDEVDTRLKQGESAEAAWMAVIEAAAKQQESLQDALLAERAADLRDVGRRVLAQLCGVQTPSEPEQPYILVMDEVGPSDVARLDPARVAGILTARGGATAHSAIVARALGIPALVGAGAAVLLLAPGTPLLLDGQRGRLHVDADAATLQRAAEERDTREQRLKIAAEQRHQPAHTTDGHAVEVFANIGESAGVISAVEQGAEGIGLLRTELIFMAHPQAPDEATQEAEYRRVLDGLAGRPLVVRTLDVGGDKPLPYWPIAKEENPFLGVRGIRLTLQRPQIMEAQLRALLRSADNRPLRIMFPMVGSVEEWRQARDMTERLRLEIPVADLQLGIMIEVPSAALLAPVLAKEVDFFSVGTNDLTQYTLAIDRGHPTLSAQADGLHPAVLQLIDITVRAAHAHGKWVGVCGELAADPLAVPVLVGLGVDELSVSGRSIAEVKARIRELSLTQAQTLAQQALAVGSANEVRALVEAL; encoded by the coding sequence ATGCTCGAGCTCACTATAGAGCAGATATCCATGGGCCAATCGGCTGTGGATAAACCCGCTGCCCTGCAACTGCTGGCCAATCACCTGGTGGCCGATGGTCTGGTCGCCGACGGCTACCTCGCCGGATTGCAGGCCCGGGAAGCCCAGGGCTCGACCTTTCTCGGTCAAGGTATTGCCATTCCCCACGGAACCCCGGAAACCCGCGATCAGGTGTTCGCCACTGGCGTGCGCTTGATGCAGTTCCCGGAAGGCGTGGATTGGGGCGATGGCCAGACCGTTTATCTGGCGATTGGCATCGCCGCCAAATCCGACGAACACCTGCGCCTGCTGCAACTGCTGACCCGCGCCCTCGGCGAGACCGATCTGGGCCAGGCCCTGCGTCGTGCCAGCTCCCCCGAAGCGCTGCTGAAACTGCTGCAAGGCGCGCCGCAGGAACTGGCGCTGGATGCACAGATGATCGGCCTCGGCGTCTCCGCCGATGATTTCGAAGAACTCGTCTGGCGTGGCGCACGTCTGTTGCGTCAGGCCGATTGTGTGAGCAACGGTTTCTCGGCGGTGCTGCAACAGGTCGAAGCGCTGCCGTTGGGCGATGGTTTGTGGTGGTTGCACAGCGAGCAAACCGTGAAGCGTCCGGGCCTGGCGTTCGTCACGCCGGACAAACCGATGCGCTACCTCGGCCAACCGCTCAGTGGTCTGTTCTGCCTGGCCAGTCTTGGCGAAGCGCACCAAGCGCTGCTCGAACGTTTGTGTGCGTTGCTGATCGAAGGTCGCGGCCATGAATTGGGCCGCGCCACCAGCAGCCGCAAAGTTCTCGAAGTGCTTGGTGGTGAGTTGCCCGCCGATTGGCCAAGCGCACGCATTGCCCTGGCTAACGCCCATGGCTTGCACGCGCGCCCGGCGAAGATCCTCGCGCAACTGGCGAAGAGTTTTGATGGCGAAATTCGCGTGCGCATTGTCGATGGTCAGGACAGCGCCGTGTCGGTGAAGAGCTTGAGCAAACTGCTCAGCCTCGGCGCCCGTCGCGGTCAGGTGCTGGAGTTGATCGCTGAACCGACCATCGCCGCTGACGCCTTGCCGGCACTCTTGGCCGCTATCGAAGAAGGCCTTGGCGAAGAAGTGGAGCCGCTGCCAGCCGTAAGCCAGCAGCGCGAAGTCATCGCCGACATCGCCGAAGTGCTGATCGCTCCGGCGTCCGGCGCTCAGTTGCAGGCGATCCCGGCAGCACCGGGCATTGCTATTGGGCCTGCGCATATTCAGGTGCAGCAAACCATCGATTACCCGCTGCGCGGCGAGTCCGCCGCCGTTGAGCGCGAACGTCTCAAGCAAGCGCTCAGCGATGTGCGCAGCGACATTCAGGGCTTGATCGAACGCAGCAAAGCCAAAGCCATCCGCGAAATCTTCATCACTCATCAGGAGATGCTCGACGACCCGGAACTCACCGACGAAGTCGACACCCGCCTCAAGCAGGGCGAAAGCGCTGAAGCGGCGTGGATGGCGGTGATCGAAGCGGCGGCCAAACAACAGGAATCGCTACAGGATGCGTTGCTCGCCGAGCGTGCGGCGGACCTGCGTGACGTCGGCCGGCGCGTGCTGGCGCAACTGTGTGGTGTGCAAACCCCGAGCGAGCCTGAGCAACCGTACATTCTGGTGATGGACGAGGTCGGCCCGTCCGACGTCGCGCGTCTGGACCCGGCGCGTGTCGCGGGGATTCTCACCGCACGCGGCGGCGCCACCGCGCACAGTGCCATCGTTGCGCGAGCCCTCGGGATTCCGGCACTGGTTGGCGCTGGCGCCGCGGTGTTGTTGCTGGCGCCGGGCACGCCGTTGCTGCTCGACGGTCAACGCGGTCGCCTGCACGTCGACGCCGATGCTGCGACTCTGCAACGCGCCGCCGAAGAACGCGACACTCGCGAACAACGCCTGAAAATTGCCGCCGAACAACGCCATCAACCGGCACACACCACCGACGGTCATGCGGTCGAAGTGTTCGCCAACATCGGCGAAAGCGCGGGCGTGATCAGTGCAGTGGAGCAGGGCGCCGAAGGCATCGGTCTGCTGCGTACCGAACTGATTTTCATGGCCCATCCGCAAGCGCCGGACGAAGCCACGCAAGAAGCCGAATACCGCCGCGTCCTCGATGGCCTCGCCGGGCGGCCATTGGTGGTGCGCACGCTGGATGTCGGCGGCGACAAACCGCTGCCGTATTGGCCGATCGCCAAAGAGGAAAACCCGTTCCTCGGTGTGCGCGGCATTCGCCTGACCTTGCAGCGCCCACAGATCATGGAAGCGCAATTGCGCGCCTTGCTGCGTTCGGCGGACAACCGTCCGTTGCGAATCATGTTCCCGATGGTCGGCAGCGTTGAAGAATGGCGTCAGGCCCGCGACATGACCGAACGTCTGCGTCTGGAAATCCCGGTCGCCGATCTGCAGCTGGGGATCATGATCGAAGTGCCGTCCGCCGCTCTGCTTGCGCCGGTGCTGGCCAAGGAAGTCGACTTCTTCAGCGTCGGCACCAACGACCTCACCCAATACACTCTGGCCATCGACCGTGGTCACCCGACCCTGTCGGCGCAGGCCGACGGTTTGCACCCGGCGGTGCTGCAACTGATCGACATCACCGTGCGCGCGGCCCATGCCCATGGCAAATGGGTCGGCGTGTGCGGCGAACTCGCAGCTGATCCGTTGGCAGTTCCGGTACTGGTTGGCCTCGGTGTCGATGAACTCAGCGTCTCCGGGCGCAGCATTGCTGAAGTGAAAGCGCGCATCCGCGAACTCAGCCTGACCCAGGCGCAAACCCTTGCTCAACAGGCCTTGGCCGTGGGCAGCGCCAACGAAGTGCGCGCATTAGTGGAGGCCCTGTAA